A stretch of the Haloarcula ordinaria genome encodes the following:
- a CDS encoding methyltransferase domain-containing protein, producing MAYLFVHEDREYLLDPGERFESDLGILEVPEDVAPGDVVETHLGTAFTVRRLRGPDLFTHLERTGAPMMPRDVGLVVGKTGVAAGDRVLDAGTGTGILSAYMGRMGADVVTYERDPDFAEVARQNMAVAGVSETVEVRTGDVTEDLDELSGFDVLTLDTEDAPTVVERTPTLLERGGSLAVYSPFVENTRAAVEAARSVGLDGIETLDTVQREMDFDERGSRPSTAGVGHTGYLTFARRP from the coding sequence GTGGCCTACCTCTTCGTCCACGAGGACCGCGAGTACCTGCTGGACCCCGGCGAGCGCTTCGAGTCCGACCTCGGCATCCTCGAGGTGCCCGAGGACGTCGCGCCCGGTGACGTCGTCGAGACGCATCTCGGGACCGCGTTCACCGTCCGCCGACTGCGCGGTCCGGACCTCTTTACCCACTTAGAGCGGACCGGCGCGCCGATGATGCCACGCGACGTCGGCCTCGTCGTGGGCAAGACCGGCGTCGCCGCCGGCGACCGGGTGTTAGACGCCGGGACCGGAACGGGCATCCTCAGTGCGTACATGGGCCGGATGGGTGCCGACGTGGTGACCTACGAGCGGGACCCCGACTTCGCCGAGGTGGCGCGGCAGAACATGGCCGTCGCCGGCGTCTCGGAGACCGTCGAGGTCCGGACCGGCGACGTCACCGAGGACCTGGACGAACTGTCCGGGTTCGACGTCCTCACGCTCGACACCGAGGACGCCCCCACCGTGGTCGAGCGGACGCCGACGCTGCTGGAGCGTGGCGGCTCGCTCGCAGTGTACTCACCGTTCGTCGAGAACACCCGCGCGGCCGTCGAGGCAGCGCGGTCGGTGGGACTCGACGGCATCGAGACGCTCGACACCGTCCAGCGCGAGATGGACTTCGACGAGCGCGGATCCCGACCCTCGACGGCCGGTGTCGGCCACACCGGCTACCTCACCTTCGCCCGGCGACCCTGA
- a CDS encoding nascent polypeptide-associated complex protein produces MFGGGGGMDPRKLQQMMEQMGIDMEDIDAEEVIIRTPDEELVFTDAEVQLMAAQGQKTYQVVGEPESRPRDGESTAESEASETTEGDAGDDADESSDESGPVTISEGDIELVAMRAGVDEETARQALEDNGGDLADAVDQLE; encoded by the coding sequence ATGTTCGGCGGAGGCGGCGGGATGGACCCGCGCAAGCTACAGCAGATGATGGAACAGATGGGCATCGATATGGAGGATATCGACGCCGAGGAAGTGATTATCCGGACCCCCGACGAGGAGCTCGTCTTTACCGACGCGGAGGTCCAGTTGATGGCAGCGCAGGGCCAGAAGACCTACCAGGTCGTCGGCGAGCCCGAGTCGCGGCCCCGTGACGGCGAGTCGACGGCCGAGAGCGAGGCCAGCGAGACGACCGAGGGAGATGCCGGCGACGACGCGGACGAGAGCAGCGACGAGTCCGGCCCGGTCACCATCTCCGAAGGTGACATCGAGCTCGTCGCGATGCGGGCCGGCGTCGACGAGGAGACCGCGCGCCAGGCGCTGGAAGACAACGGCGGCGACCTCGCCGACGCCGTCGACCAGCTGGAGTAA
- a CDS encoding Rieske (2Fe-2S) protein — protein MQELADVETVHDEGSWLFTVEDPYGSLEEVVLVPCEDGVSAWVNRCTHEAQRFDTGRGVPMRDGQLVCPKHGSLFDACEGDCDNGEAAGTTLPGVAVATNRGTVVLTDDDYTFRHEGGIDDDEGPDSTSHLSL, from the coding sequence ATGCAGGAACTGGCCGACGTCGAGACGGTTCACGACGAGGGGTCGTGGCTGTTCACCGTCGAAGACCCCTACGGCTCGCTCGAAGAGGTCGTTCTCGTCCCCTGCGAGGACGGCGTCAGCGCGTGGGTGAACCGCTGTACGCACGAGGCCCAGCGCTTCGATACCGGACGGGGCGTCCCGATGCGCGACGGTCAGCTGGTCTGTCCGAAGCACGGCTCGCTGTTCGACGCCTGCGAGGGCGACTGTGACAACGGCGAGGCCGCCGGCACCACGCTCCCCGGCGTGGCCGTCGCGACGAACCGCGGGACGGTGGTGTTGACCGACGACGACTACACCTTCCGCCACGAGGGCGGCATCGACGACGACGAGGGCCCCGACTCGACGTCGCACCTGTCGCTGTGA
- a CDS encoding DUF2061 domain-containing protein: MGSATRWLSRSTYQLRSRALVKTLLYRLLMLVVTVTVALAVTGDPVAALNIGLAANLVKTVTYYGYERLWDRIEWGLVTE; encoded by the coding sequence ATGGGTTCGGCGACACGGTGGTTGTCTCGGTCCACCTACCAGCTTCGGTCACGTGCGCTCGTCAAGACGCTGCTGTACCGACTATTGATGCTCGTCGTGACCGTCACCGTCGCGCTCGCGGTGACCGGGGACCCGGTGGCGGCGCTGAACATCGGACTCGCCGCCAACCTCGTGAAGACGGTGACCTACTACGGCTACGAGCGTCTGTGGGACCGTATCGAGTGGGGCCTGGTCACCGAGTGA
- a CDS encoding aryl-sulfate sulfotransferase produces the protein MLSSIRSRRWLVRGVVALLVLSLLTPMLVSAATHDPSDAQTLQRGTLTSPANGTTVVSAQGYTFQGNTNRKKPARLVAVDERGRLEWTHQNPEGTNGWFFDVDPLPNGNLLVVSPREGNTLIYEFDPETQERVWKRLLPYEDTHDADMLNDTALVISHMRAWEESNQTSMDEIVVYNLTTDEVTWSWQYRNHFPPSTDGGMNDDWTHSNDVDPVGDDQFLVSPRNFDQVLLINRTTKDIDMRLGADGNHSTLDEQHNPDFLRGEDATPTMLVADSHNNRVVEYAYTNGTWTRTWSVGSNTLNWPRDADRLPNGNTLITDTLNHRVIEVTPTGEIVWEYYATWGPYDSERVAHGDGSKGPTIREQNATGTYDITGSANLTAGGEQSVPVGTYIRATFAGTPLSGVATEVGTVWGHYAPWLRPVWMTGWALFYGLLAGLLALGWLLTEVGLVGYRRFKARSSESPDTAQR, from the coding sequence GTGCTCTCGAGCATCCGGTCGCGCCGCTGGCTCGTCCGCGGCGTCGTCGCCCTCCTCGTGCTATCGCTGCTGACCCCGATGCTGGTCAGCGCCGCGACACACGACCCGTCGGACGCACAGACGCTGCAACGCGGCACGCTGACCAGTCCCGCCAACGGGACGACGGTCGTCAGCGCGCAGGGCTACACCTTCCAGGGGAACACCAACCGCAAGAAGCCCGCGCGCCTCGTCGCGGTGGACGAACGCGGCCGCCTCGAGTGGACCCACCAGAACCCCGAGGGGACCAACGGCTGGTTCTTCGACGTCGACCCGCTCCCCAACGGGAACCTCCTGGTCGTCTCGCCGCGCGAGGGCAACACCCTCATCTACGAGTTCGACCCGGAGACCCAGGAACGGGTGTGGAAACGGCTCCTTCCCTACGAGGACACCCACGACGCGGACATGCTGAACGACACGGCACTGGTCATCTCGCACATGCGGGCGTGGGAGGAGTCCAACCAGACCTCGATGGACGAGATCGTCGTCTACAACCTCACGACCGACGAGGTGACGTGGTCCTGGCAGTACCGGAACCACTTCCCGCCCTCGACGGACGGCGGGATGAACGACGACTGGACCCACAGCAACGACGTCGACCCCGTCGGCGACGACCAGTTCCTCGTCTCGCCGCGCAACTTCGACCAGGTGTTGCTGATCAACCGGACGACGAAGGACATCGACATGCGACTGGGCGCGGACGGCAACCACAGCACCCTCGACGAGCAGCACAACCCCGACTTCCTCCGTGGCGAGGACGCGACGCCGACGATGCTGGTCGCCGACAGCCACAACAACCGCGTCGTCGAGTACGCCTACACGAACGGCACCTGGACGCGGACCTGGAGCGTCGGGTCGAACACGCTGAACTGGCCACGGGACGCCGACCGCCTCCCGAACGGCAACACGCTCATCACCGACACGCTGAACCACCGCGTCATCGAGGTCACGCCCACCGGCGAGATCGTCTGGGAGTACTACGCGACGTGGGGCCCCTACGACTCTGAGCGTGTCGCTCACGGCGACGGGTCGAAGGGGCCGACCATCCGCGAGCAGAACGCCACCGGTACGTACGACATCACGGGGAGCGCCAACCTCACCGCCGGCGGCGAGCAGAGCGTGCCGGTCGGGACCTACATCAGAGCCACCTTCGCCGGGACGCCCCTGTCCGGGGTCGCCACCGAAGTCGGTACCGTCTGGGGCCACTACGCGCCGTGGCTCCGCCCGGTGTGGATGACCGGGTGGGCGCTGTTCTACGGCCTGCTGGCCGGCCTCCTGGCGCTTGGCTGGCTCCTGACCGAGGTCGGCCTGGTCGGCTACCGTCGGTTCAAGGCCCGGTCGAGCGAGAGCCCCGACACGGCGCAGCGTTAG
- the gatB gene encoding Asp-tRNA(Asn)/Glu-tRNA(Gln) amidotransferase subunit GatB — translation MTAQAAESGELAAVIGLEVHVQLETDTKIFCGCSTDVADDEPNTHTCPVCLGLPGALPVVNEGAVEAAVKVGKAIDADIPEETAFHRKNYYYPDLPKNFQITQYDAPICQDGELEFGVAGERRSVNIRRAHLEEDPGSIKHVREGTGPLESRTCSIDRADYTLVDYNRAGTPLMEVVTEPDFRAPGEVRAFLEKLEEVLEYLGVFDATRDGSLRIDANLSMVDASEVGDDGAIDESVLEGANRTEVKNISSHKGAEQALAFEASRQRKLIESGRAVEQETRHFNETHGNTVSMRSKEEEKDYRYFREADLPPLRVSHWKEELSIPELPDARRERFVAEYDLSEEAASKLTSTKQVADFFEDVAEQFDADLAATWVADNLLGELNYRDLQITDVSGRFDEVTRLVELVAEDEITAKNARETVLREMLDEGDDPDTVVEREGLGKTSGDAVQQAVEEAIDENPEAVQDYYSGEGGAINFLVGQVMQKTGGSADPGEVNGLLRDELDD, via the coding sequence ATGACTGCACAAGCCGCCGAGTCCGGCGAACTCGCGGCCGTCATCGGGCTTGAGGTCCACGTCCAGCTCGAGACGGACACGAAGATATTCTGTGGCTGCTCGACAGACGTCGCCGACGACGAACCCAACACCCACACCTGTCCGGTGTGTCTCGGCCTCCCGGGTGCGCTCCCGGTGGTCAACGAGGGGGCCGTCGAGGCCGCCGTGAAGGTCGGCAAGGCCATCGACGCCGACATCCCCGAGGAGACTGCCTTCCACCGGAAGAACTACTACTACCCCGACCTGCCCAAGAACTTCCAGATAACGCAGTACGACGCCCCCATCTGCCAGGACGGCGAACTGGAGTTCGGCGTCGCGGGCGAGCGCCGCTCGGTGAACATCCGCCGGGCACACTTAGAAGAGGACCCCGGCTCGATCAAACACGTCCGCGAGGGGACCGGGCCGCTCGAATCGCGGACCTGCTCCATCGACCGGGCCGACTACACGCTCGTCGACTACAACCGCGCGGGGACGCCGCTGATGGAGGTCGTCACCGAACCTGACTTCCGAGCCCCCGGCGAGGTCCGGGCCTTCCTCGAGAAACTGGAGGAAGTCCTGGAGTACCTGGGTGTCTTCGACGCAACGCGCGACGGCAGCCTCCGCATCGACGCGAACCTCTCGATGGTCGACGCGAGCGAGGTGGGTGACGACGGGGCCATCGACGAATCGGTCCTCGAAGGTGCCAACCGAACCGAGGTCAAGAACATCTCGAGCCACAAGGGCGCCGAGCAGGCGCTGGCCTTCGAGGCCTCGCGCCAGCGCAAACTCATCGAGTCCGGCCGCGCCGTCGAACAGGAGACGCGCCACTTCAACGAGACCCACGGCAACACTGTCTCGATGCGCTCGAAGGAGGAGGAGAAGGACTACCGCTACTTCCGCGAGGCCGACCTCCCGCCGCTCCGGGTCAGCCACTGGAAAGAAGAACTGTCGATTCCGGAACTGCCCGACGCCCGCCGGGAGCGGTTCGTCGCCGAGTACGACCTCAGCGAGGAGGCGGCCTCGAAACTCACCTCCACCAAGCAGGTCGCGGACTTCTTCGAGGACGTCGCCGAGCAGTTCGACGCCGACCTCGCGGCTACCTGGGTCGCCGACAACCTGCTGGGCGAACTCAACTACCGGGACCTGCAGATTACGGACGTCTCGGGCCGGTTCGACGAAGTGACCCGCCTGGTCGAACTGGTCGCCGAGGACGAGATCACCGCGAAGAACGCCCGCGAGACGGTCCTGCGAGAGATGCTCGACGAGGGCGACGACCCCGACACCGTCGTCGAGCGCGAGGGCCTGGGTAAGACCTCCGGCGACGCGGTCCAGCAGGCCGTCGAGGAGGCCATCGACGAGAACCCCGAGGCCGTCCAGGACTACTATTCGGGCGAGGGCGGCGCGATCAACTTCCTCGTCGGCCAGGTGATGCAGAAGACTGGCGGCAGCGCGGACCCCGGCGAAGTGAACGGACTACTACGAGACGAACTGGACGACTAG
- a CDS encoding DICT sensory domain-containing protein encodes MTIARFIDAVSAGGKTLTVYNEDEPEPLVRMLRRMVDAPAVDVREGETAGDSVVNAVTLEDERGRNLGISSLSDIARSVLMVNSDLYITGTRSVDRVETPEVLANLDDTTFPVSGKQKMLLIQMSRHIESLAVQHADGALHSGFQYLSRIDDERGTRRVYERLVEQDVDVNVYGVPDREPSVSEDVSVYTTPAEELSRSWFVVHTDCPDAAKAALVAEETGENEWRGCWTFDSDVTDAVTDYVENTYGS; translated from the coding sequence GTGACAATCGCACGATTCATCGACGCGGTCAGCGCCGGGGGGAAGACGCTGACCGTGTACAACGAGGACGAACCCGAACCGCTGGTTCGGATGCTCCGGCGGATGGTCGACGCACCGGCCGTCGACGTGCGAGAGGGGGAGACAGCGGGGGATTCGGTGGTGAACGCGGTCACGCTGGAAGACGAGCGCGGCAGGAACCTCGGTATCTCGTCGCTCAGCGACATCGCCAGAAGCGTCCTGATGGTCAACTCGGACCTCTATATCACCGGCACGCGCTCCGTCGACAGGGTCGAGACGCCCGAGGTGCTGGCGAACCTCGACGACACGACGTTCCCCGTCTCGGGCAAACAGAAGATGCTGCTCATCCAGATGTCCCGGCACATCGAGTCGCTGGCGGTCCAGCACGCCGACGGGGCTCTCCACTCGGGGTTCCAGTACCTCTCGCGTATCGACGACGAACGAGGGACGCGACGGGTGTACGAACGCCTCGTCGAGCAGGACGTGGACGTCAACGTCTACGGCGTCCCGGACCGAGAGCCGTCGGTGAGTGAGGACGTCTCCGTCTACACGACGCCGGCCGAGGAGCTCAGCCGCTCCTGGTTCGTCGTCCACACCGACTGCCCGGACGCTGCGAAAGCGGCGCTGGTAGCCGAGGAGACGGGGGAAAACGAGTGGCGAGGGTGCTGGACCTTCGACAGCGACGTGACCGACGCCGTCACTGACTACGTCGAGAACACGTACGGTTCGTGA
- a CDS encoding DUF7518 family protein: MCGNRVEELEAHVRELEASVEGLTDELVECKVRLRELENAVDEDLGFGNSDSVSHERADTHNTEATEDADNREGVAAGSDGDAEADAESESTEDSESDIIVA, from the coding sequence ATGTGCGGCAACCGTGTCGAGGAACTCGAAGCGCACGTCAGGGAACTGGAAGCCTCCGTCGAGGGACTCACAGACGAACTCGTCGAATGCAAGGTCAGACTCCGCGAACTCGAGAACGCGGTCGACGAAGACCTCGGATTCGGCAACAGCGACTCGGTGAGTCACGAACGGGCCGATACACATAACACGGAGGCCACCGAGGATGCAGACAACAGGGAGGGAGTCGCGGCCGGGTCCGATGGCGATGCTGAGGCCGACGCGGAGTCCGAGTCCACGGAGGACTCGGAGTCGGACATCATCGTTGCGTAG
- the smc gene encoding chromosome segregation protein SMC: MHIKEPVLDNFKSFGRKTRIPFYEDFTTISGPNGSGKSNIIDAVLFALGLARTSGIRAEKLTDLIYNPGHADEDAEYSGERQASVEVILANDDRTLERSQVVNAAGTEDIGDVDEIAIKRRVKETEDNYYSYYYINGRSVNLGDIQDLLSQAGVTPEGYNVVMQGDVTEIINMTAGSRREIIDEIAGVAQFDQKKADAFEELEVVQDRIDEAELRIEEKQDRLDQLEDERETALEYQSLREEKEEYEGYRKAAELEDKRAELEAVTDAISELEAELADLQTELDERQGKVIRLEDELHELNNEIERKGEDEQLAIKREIEEIKGDISRLEDKIANAESAVEDAENERRQAFVKIDRKQETVDDLESDIRETKVAKSNVKADIAEKESELADVQSRIDSVGEEFEEVKDELEEKRDRLETLKSERNDLQREQDRLLDEARRRSNEEDEKRAAIEDLEAEIPDLEAEIADLETELEKAEKNKATIGEVVDDLRAEKRELQSDLDDLEDEISAKQQEYAELEAKAGQDGDSSYGRAVTAILNADREGVHGTVGQLGGVDPEYATACETAAGGRLAHVVVDDDGVGQSCIEYLKSRNAGRATFLPITQMQPRGLPSLPSADGVIDFAYKLVDFDPEYEGIFSYVLGDTVVVDDMSTARDLMGDYRMVTLEGDLVEKSGAMTGGSSSGTRYSFSGGAGQLERVAQRITELEDERADVRSDLRDVEERLDDARDRETDATEQVRDIQNSIEKAEAEISETRDRIEQFEADLAEISSQREAVADEMDELEADIEAKKEEIAALEADIDDLEAEVADSELPALTDEREAIRNDIDELEDRLDDRDAELNELQLEKQYAEDAIEDLHDDIEAAQNRKAEHEERIVDLESKVEEKQAEKDEKEAEVADLEEELADLKAEREDLRDDLQAAKAARDEQQAAVSEVERDLGDERETEDRLEWGIDELEAQVGDYDPEDVPDHDTVEAEIERLAGEMEALEPVNMRAIEEYDRVADDLADLEDKKETLVEEADGIRERIETYEARKKETFMESFDAINEQFEDIFERLSNGTGHLHLEDEADPFEGGLTMKAQPGDKPIQRLAAMSGGEKSLTALAFIFAIQRHNPAPFYALDEVDAFLDAKNADLVGELVDELASDAQFVVVSHRSALLERSERAIGVMMQGDNVSAVTGIDLSGDGPDEEEVPADD; the protein is encoded by the coding sequence ATGCATATCAAAGAGCCCGTCCTTGACAACTTCAAGAGCTTCGGTCGTAAGACTCGAATCCCCTTCTACGAGGATTTCACCACCATCAGCGGCCCGAACGGCTCGGGCAAGTCAAACATCATCGACGCCGTCCTCTTCGCGCTCGGACTGGCCCGGACGTCGGGTATCCGCGCCGAGAAGCTGACCGACCTCATCTACAATCCCGGGCACGCCGACGAGGACGCCGAGTACAGCGGCGAACGACAGGCCAGCGTCGAGGTCATCCTCGCGAACGACGACCGGACGCTGGAGCGCTCGCAGGTCGTCAACGCCGCCGGCACCGAGGACATCGGCGACGTCGACGAGATCGCCATCAAACGCCGGGTCAAGGAGACCGAGGACAACTACTACTCTTACTACTACATCAACGGTCGCTCGGTCAACCTCGGGGACATCCAGGACCTGCTCTCGCAGGCCGGGGTCACGCCCGAGGGGTACAACGTCGTCATGCAGGGCGACGTCACCGAGATTATCAACATGACCGCCGGGTCCCGTCGGGAGATAATCGACGAGATCGCCGGCGTGGCGCAGTTCGATCAGAAGAAGGCCGACGCCTTCGAGGAACTCGAGGTGGTTCAGGACCGCATCGACGAGGCCGAACTGCGCATCGAGGAGAAACAGGACCGCCTCGACCAGCTCGAAGACGAGCGCGAGACCGCCCTGGAGTACCAGTCGCTCCGCGAGGAGAAAGAGGAGTACGAGGGCTACCGGAAGGCCGCCGAGCTCGAGGACAAGCGCGCGGAACTCGAAGCGGTCACCGACGCCATCTCCGAGCTGGAGGCCGAACTCGCCGACCTCCAGACCGAACTCGACGAGCGCCAGGGGAAGGTCATCCGCCTGGAGGACGAACTCCACGAGCTCAACAACGAGATCGAACGTAAGGGCGAGGACGAACAGCTCGCCATCAAGCGCGAGATAGAGGAGATAAAGGGAGATATCTCGCGGCTCGAAGACAAGATAGCGAACGCCGAGTCGGCCGTGGAGGACGCCGAGAACGAGCGACGACAGGCGTTCGTGAAGATCGACCGCAAACAGGAGACCGTCGACGACCTGGAGAGCGACATCCGGGAGACGAAGGTCGCGAAGTCCAACGTCAAGGCCGACATCGCCGAGAAGGAGAGTGAGCTCGCGGACGTCCAGTCGCGTATCGATTCGGTCGGCGAGGAGTTCGAGGAGGTCAAGGACGAGCTGGAGGAGAAGCGCGACCGCCTGGAGACGCTCAAGAGCGAGCGCAACGACCTCCAGCGCGAGCAGGACCGGCTGCTCGACGAGGCCCGCCGGCGCTCGAACGAGGAGGACGAGAAGCGGGCCGCCATCGAGGACCTGGAGGCGGAGATTCCGGACCTCGAGGCCGAGATCGCGGACCTCGAGACGGAACTGGAGAAAGCCGAGAAGAACAAGGCGACCATCGGCGAGGTGGTCGACGATCTGCGCGCGGAGAAACGCGAACTGCAGTCCGACCTCGACGACCTCGAAGACGAGATCAGCGCGAAACAGCAGGAGTACGCCGAACTCGAGGCCAAGGCCGGCCAGGACGGCGACTCCTCGTACGGCCGCGCGGTCACGGCTATCCTGAACGCCGACCGAGAAGGCGTCCACGGCACCGTCGGCCAGCTGGGCGGGGTCGACCCCGAGTACGCCACCGCCTGTGAGACGGCCGCCGGCGGGCGACTCGCTCACGTCGTCGTCGACGACGACGGCGTCGGCCAGTCCTGCATCGAGTACCTGAAATCGCGAAACGCCGGCCGGGCGACCTTCCTCCCCATCACGCAGATGCAGCCTCGCGGGCTCCCGTCGCTGCCCAGTGCCGACGGCGTTATCGACTTCGCCTACAAGCTGGTGGACTTCGATCCCGAGTACGAGGGCATCTTCTCGTACGTCCTGGGCGACACCGTCGTCGTCGACGATATGAGCACGGCGAGGGACCTGATGGGCGACTACCGGATGGTCACCCTGGAGGGCGACCTGGTCGAGAAGAGCGGCGCGATGACCGGCGGGTCGTCGTCGGGCACCCGATACTCCTTCTCCGGCGGCGCGGGCCAGCTCGAACGGGTCGCACAGCGAATCACGGAACTCGAGGACGAGCGCGCAGACGTGCGCTCGGACCTCCGGGACGTCGAGGAGCGCCTCGACGACGCCCGCGACCGCGAGACCGACGCCACAGAACAGGTCCGGGACATCCAGAACAGCATCGAGAAGGCCGAGGCCGAGATATCGGAGACCCGCGACCGCATCGAGCAGTTCGAGGCCGACCTGGCGGAAATCTCGAGCCAGCGTGAGGCCGTCGCCGACGAGATGGACGAGCTGGAGGCCGACATCGAAGCCAAAAAGGAGGAGATAGCCGCGCTCGAAGCCGACATCGACGACCTGGAAGCCGAGGTCGCCGACTCCGAACTCCCCGCGCTGACAGACGAGCGCGAGGCAATCCGGAACGACATCGACGAACTCGAAGACCGGCTGGACGACCGCGACGCCGAACTCAACGAACTGCAACTCGAGAAGCAGTACGCCGAGGACGCCATCGAGGACCTCCACGACGACATCGAGGCCGCTCAGAACCGCAAGGCCGAACACGAGGAGCGCATCGTCGACCTCGAATCGAAGGTCGAGGAGAAACAGGCCGAGAAGGACGAGAAGGAGGCCGAGGTCGCGGACCTGGAAGAGGAACTGGCCGACCTCAAAGCCGAACGCGAGGACCTGCGCGACGACCTCCAGGCGGCCAAGGCGGCCCGCGACGAGCAACAGGCCGCCGTCTCGGAGGTCGAACGCGACCTCGGGGACGAGCGCGAGACCGAGGACCGCCTGGAGTGGGGGATAGACGAACTCGAGGCGCAGGTCGGCGACTACGACCCAGAAGACGTCCCCGACCACGACACCGTCGAGGCCGAAATCGAGCGCCTCGCCGGGGAGATGGAGGCGCTGGAACCGGTCAACATGCGGGCAATCGAGGAGTACGACCGGGTCGCCGACGACCTCGCGGATTTAGAGGACAAGAAAGAGACGCTGGTCGAGGAGGCCGACGGTATCCGCGAGCGCATCGAGACCTACGAGGCCCGCAAGAAGGAGACGTTCATGGAGTCGTTCGACGCCATCAACGAGCAGTTCGAGGACATCTTCGAGCGGCTCTCGAACGGCACGGGCCACCTCCACCTCGAAGACGAGGCGGACCCCTTCGAGGGCGGCCTGACGATGAAGGCCCAGCCGGGCGACAAGCCCATCCAGCGCCTCGCGGCGATGTCCGGCGGCGAGAAGTCACTGACCGCCCTGGCGTTCATCTTCGCCATCCAGCGCCACAACCCGGCACCGTTCTACGCGCTCGACGAGGTGGACGCCTTCCTCGACGCGAAGAACGCCGACCTCGTCGGCGAACTGGTCGACGAACTCGCCAGCGACGCCCAGTTCGTCGTCGTCTCGCACCGCTCTGCGCTGCTCGAACGGTCCGAGCGGGCCATCGGCGTGATGATGCAAGGCGACAACGTGAGCGCCGTGACCGGCATCGACCTCTCCGGCGACGGACCGGACGAAGAGGAGGTGCCAGCGGACGATTGA
- a CDS encoding segregation and condensation protein A: MSDDIPLDITGHDSRERPGESDESTDELFGADDGDDVDPTTNGHAEPAADDGGDDDVEPVEVLVQLADDGEIDPWDIDVVRVTDKFLERIDEGDLRTGGRALFYASVLIRMKSDAMLGADEDEPEPLEPWEQAMSEDAPLDEPDPFSALESEMDRRLERRRARGMPQTLDELVRDLRDAERDSWWKESREYDTSGSPKGFARGTQELDYRGADDMRLEDEPSAADVTGTAHAEQIDDIIDDVFAAVREQYDKGRTEVLYREIETAGGSRVETFLGLLFLAHRGRVRLEQDDLFGDLWIQDPSAATGSGEAVAD; encoded by the coding sequence ATGAGTGACGACATACCGCTGGATATCACCGGACACGATTCGCGGGAGCGCCCCGGTGAGTCCGATGAGAGCACCGACGAGCTGTTCGGCGCTGACGACGGCGACGACGTGGACCCGACCACGAACGGGCACGCCGAACCTGCCGCCGATGACGGAGGGGATGACGACGTCGAACCGGTCGAAGTGCTCGTCCAGCTGGCCGACGACGGCGAGATAGACCCGTGGGACATCGACGTCGTCCGAGTCACCGACAAGTTCTTGGAACGCATCGACGAGGGCGACCTCCGGACCGGCGGCCGGGCGCTGTTCTACGCGTCGGTGCTGATCCGGATGAAGAGCGACGCGATGCTCGGCGCGGACGAGGACGAACCGGAGCCGCTCGAGCCGTGGGAGCAGGCGATGTCCGAGGACGCCCCCCTCGACGAGCCGGACCCGTTCTCGGCACTCGAATCCGAGATGGACCGCCGCCTCGAACGCCGCCGCGCTCGCGGGATGCCCCAGACGCTTGACGAGCTCGTCCGTGACCTGCGTGACGCCGAGCGCGATTCCTGGTGGAAGGAGTCACGGGAGTACGACACCTCGGGGTCCCCGAAGGGCTTCGCCCGGGGGACCCAGGAACTCGACTACCGTGGGGCCGACGACATGCGCCTCGAGGACGAACCGTCGGCCGCCGACGTCACCGGCACCGCCCACGCCGAACAGATCGACGACATCATCGACGACGTGTTCGCGGCCGTCCGCGAACAGTACGACAAGGGTCGGACCGAGGTGCTGTACCGGGAGATAGAGACCGCCGGCGGGTCGCGCGTCGAGACGTTCCTCGGGCTGCTCTTTCTGGCCCACCGCGGCCGCGTCCGGCTCGAACAGGACGACCTCTTCGGCGACCTCTGGATACAGGACCCCAGCGCGGCGACGGGCTCGGGCGAGGCCGTCGCGGACTGA